A genomic region of Arachis hypogaea cultivar Tifrunner chromosome 5, arahy.Tifrunner.gnm2.J5K5, whole genome shotgun sequence contains the following coding sequences:
- the LOC112801599 gene encoding uncharacterized protein isoform X2, translated as MACHSEKERGTNSNSNNRFQFESNSGISEKQKLVMDSHSDTETSVPIRRSKRMRFRNLSKNNRKPFCSSSSSSSVSEVEQEQEEVARCLMMLSKDNSYKGQFVLFAESSDNKSIVLEGKSPSVDTYNKVMVVDHEKNQHKGAEIGYNSDNSDSGYFRYGPKKNVDSDDDDGEVNNNVDSRSGVRSRNNSLFKKMAAANDSSSKKKNKPNGITGFSDKHWKVESFTTEDFSAFEIDEFNNNSTDTDSYPAAAANASKSRCNKKINENNKGKTKKKSKKKKLKSKKNKEHECPICNKMFRSGQALGGHKRSHFVGGSEENTLVIRPAPATVAPCLIDLNLPAPVDDAPF; from the coding sequence ATGGCTTGTCactcagagaaagaaagaggaaccAATTCCAATTCCAATAATAGGTTTCAGTTTGAATCCAATTCTGGGATTAGTGAGAAGCAGAAATTGGTTATGGATAGTCATTCTGATACTGAAACCTCTGTTCCAATTAGGAGATCCAAGAGGATGAGATTCAGGAACCTCTCCAAAAACAACCGCAAacctttttgttcttcttcttcttcttcttctgtgtcCGAGGTTGAGCAGGAGCAAGAAGAGGTTGCTAGGTGTTTGATGATGCTGTCCAAGGATAACTCCTACAAGGGTCAATTCGTGCTTTTCGCTGAGTCGTCTGATAACAAGTCGATTGTTCTTGAGGGGAAATCGCCTTCTGTTGACACCTACAATAAGGTTATGGTTGTGGATCATGAGAAGAATCAACACAAGGGGGCTGAGATTGGTTATAATTCGGACAATTCGGATTCAGGCTATTTCAGATATGGTCCCAAGAAGAATGTagattctgatgatgatgatggtgaagttAACAACAATGTTGATTCAAGGAGTGGTGTAAGAAGCAGAAACAATTCCTTGTTCAAGAAAATGGCAGCTGCCAACGATTCTTCgagcaagaagaagaacaaaccaAATGGCATTACCGGTTTCAGTGACAAGCATTGGAAGGTTGAGTCTTTCACAACTGAAGATTTCTCTGCATTTGAAATCGATGAGTTTAATAACAACAGCACAGACACTGATTCATACCCTGCAGCAGCTGCTAATGCATCAAAATCTCGCTGCAACAAGAAGATCAACGAGAACAACAAGGGTAAGactaagaaaaagagtaagaagaagaagttgaagtcaaagaagaacaaggaacatGAGTGTCCAATTTGCAACAAAATGTTTAGGTCAGGACAAGCATTGGGGGGTCACAAAAGATCACATTTTGTTGGAGGATCTGAAGAGAACACACTGGTCATTAGGCCAGCTCCTGCTACAGTTGCTCCATGCCTAATTGATCTCAATTTACCTGCTCCTGTTGATGATGCACCTTTTTGA
- the LOC112801599 gene encoding uncharacterized protein isoform X1, whose translation MEERRFVCKYCSKKFPCGKSLGGHIRTHMMNEHSLSATMPYANINSSSSSLILEFEYPNRKRKHDFLATNGSNSSYGGSGYGYGLRENPKKTKSFVDANHKKLCKECGKGFPSLKALCGHMACHSEKERGTNSNSNNRFQFESNSGISEKQKLVMDSHSDTETSVPIRRSKRMRFRNLSKNNRKPFCSSSSSSSVSEVEQEQEEVARCLMMLSKDNSYKGQFVLFAESSDNKSIVLEGKSPSVDTYNKVMVVDHEKNQHKGAEIGYNSDNSDSGYFRYGPKKNVDSDDDDGEVNNNVDSRSGVRSRNNSLFKKMAAANDSSSKKKNKPNGITGFSDKHWKVESFTTEDFSAFEIDEFNNNSTDTDSYPAAAANASKSRCNKKINENNKGKTKKKSKKKKLKSKKNKEHECPICNKMFRSGQALGGHKRSHFVGGSEENTLVIRPAPATVAPCLIDLNLPAPVDDAPF comes from the coding sequence ATGGAGGAAAGGAGGTTTGTATGCAAGTATTGCAGTAAGAAGTTTCCTTGTGGCAAGTCTCTTGGGGGTCACATAAGGACTCACATGATGAATGAACACTCTCTATCAGCAACAATGCCCTATGCTAATatcaattcatcttcttcttctttaatactCGAGTTTGAATATCctaacaggaagaggaagcacgatTTCTTGGCAACTAATGGTTCTAATTCCAGCTATGGCGGTAGTGGATATGGTTATGGACTCAGAGAGAATCCGAAGAAAACAAAGAGTTTTGTGGATGCCAATCACAAGAAGTTATGTAAAGAATGTGGAAAAGGTTTTCCATCGCTTAAGGCTCTCTGTGGTCACATGGCTTGTCactcagagaaagaaagaggaaccAATTCCAATTCCAATAATAGGTTTCAGTTTGAATCCAATTCTGGGATTAGTGAGAAGCAGAAATTGGTTATGGATAGTCATTCTGATACTGAAACCTCTGTTCCAATTAGGAGATCCAAGAGGATGAGATTCAGGAACCTCTCCAAAAACAACCGCAAacctttttgttcttcttcttcttcttcttctgtgtcCGAGGTTGAGCAGGAGCAAGAAGAGGTTGCTAGGTGTTTGATGATGCTGTCCAAGGATAACTCCTACAAGGGTCAATTCGTGCTTTTCGCTGAGTCGTCTGATAACAAGTCGATTGTTCTTGAGGGGAAATCGCCTTCTGTTGACACCTACAATAAGGTTATGGTTGTGGATCATGAGAAGAATCAACACAAGGGGGCTGAGATTGGTTATAATTCGGACAATTCGGATTCAGGCTATTTCAGATATGGTCCCAAGAAGAATGTagattctgatgatgatgatggtgaagttAACAACAATGTTGATTCAAGGAGTGGTGTAAGAAGCAGAAACAATTCCTTGTTCAAGAAAATGGCAGCTGCCAACGATTCTTCgagcaagaagaagaacaaaccaAATGGCATTACCGGTTTCAGTGACAAGCATTGGAAGGTTGAGTCTTTCACAACTGAAGATTTCTCTGCATTTGAAATCGATGAGTTTAATAACAACAGCACAGACACTGATTCATACCCTGCAGCAGCTGCTAATGCATCAAAATCTCGCTGCAACAAGAAGATCAACGAGAACAACAAGGGTAAGactaagaaaaagagtaagaagaagaagttgaagtcaaagaagaacaaggaacatGAGTGTCCAATTTGCAACAAAATGTTTAGGTCAGGACAAGCATTGGGGGGTCACAAAAGATCACATTTTGTTGGAGGATCTGAAGAGAACACACTGGTCATTAGGCCAGCTCCTGCTACAGTTGCTCCATGCCTAATTGATCTCAATTTACCTGCTCCTGTTGATGATGCACCTTTTTGA